TTTCAACTCTTGTCGTCGGGGCCAAGATGAGGGCGGGATCAAAGGAGCTATCTTGTTGTATCAGTTTCGTCGATATCCCCTGGTTCACTGCCTGGATAAGTCCTTCAACCACGCCTGAGGATATGGAATCCATCATCCCCGCCCCTCTCATTATCCAGTAAATTTCTATTTCTCCGGGATGATTGGCATAAATGTTTTGGCTGAAGTTTTCAGGTATTACCAGAAGCGCAACTCCATTTTCTTCCCTTACTTCTTCCAGGCCTTCTTCAGCATCATTGCCATTATAGATAACCTCCGCCTTCTCGATAAGAACGGACATGGCTATATCAGAAAAATCGCCATCGTCCATATCCACGATTCCTACGACTGGCTTCTCCTCCATAGTTTCCCCGATGTTGCCAATCGTTTGCCCCACAAATCCAAGCACTATGGCAATAACCACTATTGGGATCAGGGTTGAGAGGGTAAACAATTCCTTGAATTCTTTCTTTATTATGTTGCCAATCATTTAATCGCCTTAACAAAAGCCTCTTCTATATTTCTAGCGTCATATTCCTTTTTGAGTTCCGCGGCAGTCCCGCTGGCAATTATTCTCCCATCGTCTATCAAAGCGATGCGGTGGCATAAGAACTCTACCTCAAGCATATTATGCGAAGACAATAAAACCGCCACTCCTGCCTCAACTGCGCTATTTATTATCCTCCTCACCTCCTGAGCATTTACCACGTCCAGGCCGGAGGTAGGCTCATCTAATATCGCCAATCTCGGGTTTACCATTAAAGCTCTGCCCACGAGCAAACGCCGTGTCATTCCCTTGCTGTATGTGTCAACTTTGTCGTTTATTCTCTCTCCTAAATTGGCTATTTCCAGTCCTCTCCGGACCATATCCTGGAATTTCTCTCCATCGCCAAAGAATTTGGCGATAAACTTCAGGTACTCTTTGCCCCTGAGGTTTTTATAGGCGCCAGCCTCTTCGGGCAAATAGCTTATTATCTTTCTCACCTCTCCCGCCTCTTTAGGAAGTTCATAGTCAAAGACCGTTACCGAGCCAGAGGTTATTTGAAGCAGTGTGGCAATGACTCTCAGTGCGGTTGTCTTTCCCGCACCATTAGGACCTATCAGGCCAAATATCTCCCCTTCCTTTACTTCAAAAGAGATTCCATTTATTGCCCTGAAGTTCCCATAGTCCTTGACCAGTTCTCTAACTTCTACTGCTTTCATTTATCTCACGTATCGCAACACTTAAACTTCCATATTTTCCAAGCCTTGTTGCTCCGTTTTACCTTGACTTACGCATCCTGGAATACTCGGACATTCGACAACGAATACGCCCTCTTCATCCTGTTCAATAGTTACATAGTATCTTTCTCAGTATCTAGGTAAATGTTGTCTATGTCTCGTTGAATTTCTAT
This DNA window, taken from bacterium, encodes the following:
- a CDS encoding ABC transporter permease yields the protein MIGNIIKKEFKELFTLSTLIPIVVIAIVLGFVGQTIGNIGETMEEKPVVGIVDMDDGDFSDIAMSVLIEKAEVIYNGNDAEEGLEEVREENGVALLVIPENFSQNIYANHPGEIEIYWIMRGAGMMDSISSGVVEGLIQAVNQGISTKLIQQDSSFDPALILAPTTRVE
- a CDS encoding ABC transporter ATP-binding protein, with the translated sequence MKAVEVRELVKDYGNFRAINGISFEVKEGEIFGLIGPNGAGKTTALRVIATLLQITSGSVTVFDYELPKEAGEVRKIISYLPEEAGAYKNLRGKEYLKFIAKFFGDGEKFQDMVRRGLEIANLGERINDKVDTYSKGMTRRLLVGRALMVNPRLAILDEPTSGLDVVNAQEVRRIINSAVEAGVAVLLSSHNMLEVEFLCHRIALIDDGRIIASGTAAELKKEYDARNIEEAFVKAIK